A genomic stretch from Pyrenophora tritici-repentis strain M4 chromosome Unknown M4_contig_00040, whole genome shotgun sequence includes:
- a CDS encoding Asp-protease-2 multi-domain protein → MTEVHFVSSASIGGKPSKDFSRQLEFPGSALTRPDCWQPISTLIDTGASACFVNQSWVNQHLDTMPVAKPIRLSLANGGEVDKLTQAVDLPVRHGSHTHNVLCYVTNIGKYDVILGMNWMDYHQPALHFGDQRSLTFAKAGCKLNCLHEGLPETVYENGVCHSHVQLVKGDYQTGDTTTKTNKDGKVTTEETMADIYLISAAAATALAANILTRSYGWNPAIGPSLRSPR, encoded by the coding sequence ATGACGGAGGTCCACTTCGTGTCCTCCGCCTCCATCGGAGGCAAGCCTTCTAAAGACTTCAGCCGACAACTCGAGTTTCCCGGCTCCGCTCTCACGCGACCTGATTGTTGGCAACCGATTTCTACCCTTATCGACACGGGAGCCAGCGCATGCTTCGTCAATCAGTCATGGGTTAACCAACACCTAGATACTATGCCTGTGGCCAAACCCATTCGATTGTCACTAGCCAACGGCGGAGAAGTGGACAAGCTTACCCAGGCCGTTGATCTGCCCGTCCGACACGGAAGCCATACGCACAACGTCCTATGCTACGTCACCAATATCGGCAAGTACGACGTTATCCTAGGCATGAATTGGATGGACTATCACCAGCCTGCCCTCCACTTTGGCGACCAGCGATCACTCACCTTCGCTAAGGCAGGGTGCAAACTTAACTGCCTCCACGAAGGACTCCCAGAGACGGTTTACGAAAACGGAGTTTGTCACAGTCACGTACAACTAGTCAAGGGAGACTACCAGACAGGCGACACCACTACTAAGACGAACAAGGATGGTAAGGTGACGACTGAGGAGACTATGGCTGATATCTACCTCATCTCCGCTGCCGCTGCAACCGCACTCGCAGCAAACATCCTGACCAGGTCATATGGTTGGAACCCCGCCATTGGGCCAAGCTTGCGAAGCCCCCGATGA